The DNA sequence CTTATTTAATAAGGGTATGGTGGTTATTGTTCAGGATGAAGTGCAAGAAATATTACATACAAGGCCCTAAGAAAGGTACTATTGACAAGTTTTGTGACCTACCTGGTGCTCCTGATAATATTCATTATGATGGACAAGGAAACTATTGGATTGGAATAGCCACGGTAAAATAGTACCAACCCTAAGCTTCATTATTATTACTCATTCTATTCTatgttatataattaaaaaataataactttactaatagatgatatataattaaaaaataaatatttaaattcgtctttaaaaatttttaaatccaacgttttaattttgtataaatttttattactttaaaattattttcagaaaaattaattaaagaagggttaatttatgttataataagattttttgagattttattattttataataatttttttaattatttatttatctagtatgcatattaaaaattttattgaaagcCACAGAAAAATCAATCTAtataattaaaagtaatttttggAAACTTCAAAGTAAGAAAATTTGTTGAGGACTAAAATCTCAAATGTAAAATTTGTTGGGATTAATTTAGATATATATTTACTCATAATTAAATGTttggataaaataaattaaataactaaattatCTATAGAGAGTACTGAAATTccatacaaattaaattattaattaattaatacctaAATGTTGGTTAAATGTGAATGAATTACAGGAATTTACAGCTGGAATGGAATTAGCATACAAATACCCTTTCATTCGGAAGGCTGTAATGATGTTTTCAAAGTATATAATGAATCCAAGTTTTGCCAAGAATGGAGGAGTTATAGCTGTTGACTTGGAAGGAAACCCAATTGCTCACTATTATGATCCCAAATTATCATTAACAAGTGGAATTAAAATTGGTAATCACATTTATTGTGGCTCCATTTCCTACCCTTTTATAATAAGTCTTGATGTCAACCAATATCCTGCCACTCACTCAACTTGAACAATAAAATACATCTACCTCATAAGATTATATGATGTATGTTATATGTTTTTTAATTAATCTATTTTCTgactatatattaattaaaaagttgattaaaatcacttttaaatgtgttgttatatgaaaaaaaagttataaatattagtaatatactaatatgtgaatatgttcaTGATGTATTATATTATTTCTTTGATTTGGAGccaatttagataaataatttaattaaatttaaaaaaaaattaaaacataagaatttatattaaaataacttataaataagttattttatatttaaaaagttaccataaaagtatttattttaaagtcGTTTAATAAATAAGAATGATAaagtaaattttgaaaaagaaaaaagttaaattttttattttttatttttttaaaagtttttaaataattttttaaaaaattaaaaatatatttaaaaaattatacaaaatatcattaatataattttttataagtcgaaaacttcaaaaaaaaatttttgaagctTCCAAACAGATCCTTAGTGCTTATTGAAGAAGAGGTTCGTTAAAAAGGTGAAATAATTGCTAACGTGGTCATTTTAGAGTTGAAGATAgcaacaaattaattaaaagcaTATGACATCATATATAGTGATTTATCTGAGAATTAAAGGTGGACCCAatgatttttttgtcttttttatcatccgaaatttttaaaaagttttacaagagtttttatttgttaaataaaaTATCTCAATGGTATCAAAAGTGAACGCACTTATAAGCactattagaaatttagaatgaataaatacattaaaaattggTAGTGCAGCTTATTGCTACTCTGCCTGAAGTCCAAATTGACCATTGACCatgacaagaaaaaaaaaaggaatacttattatttaaattaatttaaattggtcGAATAATTGGTTTATTTGTTCGTTTAAATAAGTATTGAGTTTCGAATCTCACCTTATATATATGCAACAACTCATTAACTAACAACAAACGtttaaatagatataagataattAGTTCTTAACTTCTCGAATTGCAGATATAGATTAGTATTAATACACTAATTTTATAATTGACATGTCTTATAAATGTAATGTTGCCTAACCTCTAGGATGGGAAGTGCAATTCATGAAAACCACAAAGAAAGCAAAAGAAGACATAAGACTAAACAAATTTGAAGTCAAAACAAATAAAGAAGAACCGACCTAGAAAGTTATTTAAATCAATGAACTTTTAAGTCttcaactatatatatacacacatagaGGCTCTCTTCTTCAGAATTTAGAGccaaaaacaaaaacacaaaatcaacaaaggtTAAAGATACATGTTTCTCAATAAAATGAAGCTTCTTCTTTTCTCCTTTACCATAAACTTGCTCTGTTTTTTTCAATCTAACATAGCTTCTTTTTCTCTAGCAATAGAAAACAACAACGATAATAATGATGAGCTTAATGCACTGCTCAAGTTCAAGGAAGCTATATCCAATGACCCTCATAAAATCTTAACCTCTTGGAATAGCTCCAACCACTTTTGCAATTGGCATGGAATCACATGTAGCAAAAGAGAGCAAAGAGTTTTGGAGTTGAACTTAGAAGGATATCAATTGCAAGGGTTCATGTCACCCCATATTGGCAATCTCTCTTCTTTACAAACTCTCAACCTTCAAAACAATAATTTCTACGGCGGGATTCCGCCGGAACTTGGTCATCTGTCTAGGCTGCGACTACTCTTTCTCGCCAATAACTCGCTGGCCGGAGAAATTCCAACCAACTtaacaagttgtttggaacttaGGTATTGTTAAAGATATTATAGTGTTAGATATTTTTAGATTAATTATTAGTTGGCTATATTTTTCACCCTACATAAGCATACGCTTCACTTTTATtgattagtaattttttttaatagaaaatactTTCTGTACAACACAAAAAATATCTAGCAAGTATTCAAAAGTATGTGTATTTTGTTTTGAAATTGTTGTGTACTTGTGTTAAGAGTATTTGTGTATTTATAATATTTGTGTTACTTTTTTTCTAatcatcataatatatatatatgttttttcagGCGTATATATTTACAAGGGAACAATCTTAGTGGAAAAATACCAATGGAGATTGGTTCTCTTAAAGAACTTCAATGGTTATGGTTGGCCAAGAATCATTTATCAGGGAAGATACCATATTCCATATGGAATCTTTCATCCCTTCTTGTTCTTTCTCTTTCATATAACAACTTGGAGGGAAAGATACCACAAAACATTGGCAACTTGAAACATTTGCAAATTCTTGGTATGGTTTCCAACAAATTATGTGGTATGCTTCCTTATTCTCTTTACAATGTGTCATCTCTTACTTACATATCGGCCACGAACAACCACTTTAACGGCTCTCTTCCGGCCGACATGTTCTTCTCCCTCCCTAGGCTCCAACTTTTTGAAATTGGAAGCAACCAAATGTCAGGTTCAATCCCTGTTTCAATCACCAATGCAACCTCTCTTAGAAGATTTGATGTCACTAATAATAGTTTTTTAGGGAAAGTTCCAAGTCTAGCAAAGTTGCATGATCTTTGGTGGTTGAATTTTGGTTCCAACTATCTAGGAAGTTATTCACTTAAGGACTCTGAGTTCTTAGAATCTTTGCAAAATTGTAGTAAGTTGGAAATATTGGACATATCCGCCAACAATTTCGCTGGCCGTTTGCCAGAAAATATAGCCAACTTTTCCGACCGGCTCAGAGAAATATACCTTAGTGATAACCTATTGTTTGGAGAAATTCCTACCACTTTAGGAGATCACATTAATTTAGATGTCCTTACCATGGAACTCAACTTTTTTATAGGATCAATTCCAACAACATTTGTAAAGTTTCAAACAAtgaaaagattggatttgagttatAACAAAATCTCAGGACAAATTCCACCCTTTATAGGGAACCTTAGCCAATTGCTTGAGCTAAGAATCTCAAACAATATGCTAAGAGGAAACATTCCTCCAAGTATAGGAAATTGCAAAAGTTTAGAAATTCTAGACCTTGCAACTAACAATCTTAGTGGAGTCATACCCCCAGAAGTTATAGGTCTTTCTTCTTTGACAGTCCTACTAAACTTGTACGAAAACTCGTTGACCGGATACCTTCCTGGACAAGTAAGCCTGTTGAAATTTATTCGTCAGTTGGACGTCTCGAAAAATTATCTGTCTGGCGAAATTCCTGAGAATATTGGAGAGTTGGTAAACCTCGAGTACCTTAACTTACAAGGTAATTCATTCAATGGAACCATACCTTCATCTTTGGCTATGGTGAAGAGTCTCCAACATTTAGACCTATCAAGAAACAACTTGTCTGGATCGATTCCAACCGCGCTACAAGATCTATCTCTTCTAGAATACCTAAATGTTTCTTTCAACATGTTGGATGGTGAAGTTCCAAGAAAAGGTGTGTTTGGAAATTCAACTGCTATAACACTATTTGGTAATGTTAAGCTTTGTGGAGGAATCTCTGAGCTGAAGTTACCACCATGCCATGGTTCAAAACAACCAAGACATCATAGTTTCAAGGACATAGCAGTGATGATAGTTTCTATGGTTGCTTTTCCTGTTCTGTTGTGTTCTATGTTTGTTGCTTATATGATGAGGATAAGAAAGAATGAACCAATTTCAGATTCATCAGCATTAAATGACTTATTTGAAAAGGTGTCGTATCAAAGACTTCACCAAGCAACTAATGGTTTCTCAGCTAGCAACTTGATAGGGTCTGGAAATTTCGGCTTTGTTTATAAAGGCAATCTCGCCTCGACTAATAAAGTTGTAGCTATAAAGGTCTTAAACCTTCAAAAGAAAGGAGCTCGAGCGAGTTTCATGGCCGAATGCAATGCACTGAAACACATTAGCCATCGAAATTTGGTTAAGATTCTAACCTGTTGCTCGAGTACAGATCACAACGGCCGAGAATTCAAAGCTCTGGTGTTCAAATACATGGAAAATGGAAGCTTGGATAAATGGTTGCATCCAGATATTGAAAGATTTGAAGTGCCAAAAACCTTGATGAGTCTAAACCAAAGAATAAGGATTCTAATTGATGTTGCTTCAGCAATAAGTTATCTTCACTACGAATGCGCGCAGCCTATTGTTCATTGCGATTTAAAGCCGAGCAATATTCTTCTAGATGATAACATGGTTGCTCATGTTGGTGACTTTGGATCTGCAAGATTTCTGTCAAAAATCAATGACAAATCTTATAAGCAAAATATCATATCCAGAATAAATGGTACTATTGGTTATACTCCTCCAGGTATAATGTCATCTTCAAAAGAGTGATTTAAATTTAACAACTTTGTTTCTTAAGATGTATTAACCAATTCACAACATATTGCAGAGTATGGAATGAGTTCAGAGGTGTCGAAACAAGGCGACACGTATAGCTTTGGGATTCTTGTTTTGGAAATGTTAACAGGAAGAAGACCTACTGAGGAAACTTTTCAACTTGGTCACAATCTCCATAGCTATGTAAGGATGGCATTTCCAGATAAACTCTTGCAGATTGTAGATCCAATTCTTCTGTCCATAGAAATAGAAGGAACAACAGCAAAGAAATGTTTGTATTCACTCTTTAGAATTGGACTTGCTTGTTCTGTGGAGTCACCAAAAGAAAGAATGAGCATCGAGTGTGTTAGCAGAGAACTAAACCTTATAAAGAATTCCTTATAAAAGGtacaaattaatttcttttattcaaaataaGCATATGATAGTCAATAACAGTGATTAACACTATGAATTGAATTTTGTGCAGAACACCTTTCATGTGAATCAATtacaattaattataactaactgGGTGGGTTAAGAAATGCTTCCTAATGCCTTGGCTTTCTCTCTAAGAACATACTTTTGTATCTTCCCTGTTGAAGTTTTTGGTATATCTTGAAAAATCACTGTTTTAGGTGCCATGTAATGTGGCAAATGATCCCTACAGAAGTTGATTATTTCTTGAGAATCCATATCATCATACCCTTCTTTCAACTCCACGAATGCGCACGGAGTTTGTCCCCAATGATTATCCGGCCGGGCAACAACTGCTGCTTCAAGCACGGCTGGATGGTTATACAAAACAGTTTCCACCTCGACCGAGCTTATATTCTCCCCGCCGGAGATTATAATGTCCTTCAACCTGTCCTTGATTTCTATGTATCCAtcttggtgtttcacaccaagaTCACCACTATGGAACCAACCATCTTTGAAAACTTCTTTTGTAGCTTTCAAATCTCTAAGGTATCCACTCATCACTGTGTTCCCTCTAAACATAACTTCCCCCATTGTTTTCCCATCATTTGGAACACTCTCCATTGTTTCCGGATCCTTGATATCAATTTCATCCAAGCCAACATGTGGAATTCCTTGCCTTGCTTTCAATCTTGATCTTTCTTGCGGCGCAAGTAAGTCCCATTCAGGCTTCCAGACACAAAAAGTGCCTGGGCCATATGTTTCTGTGAGGCCATAGAGGTGAGAAACTGTGAATCCGAGCTCTTCCATCTTGGCGATGATCTGAGGCGGCGGAGGAGAGCCACCTGTCATAGCCAATACCTTGTGATCGATCGGCTTCCTATCGAATGAAGCAGAGTTCACAATCATGTTAAGAACTGTAGGAGCTCCCCCCAAGTGTGTAACCTTGTAATTTGTCACATTATCAAAAATGTCCTTTGGCTTTACCTTCCTAAGACAAATATTGGTTCCAAATTGTGCCGCCACGCCCCAAGGAAGGCACCATCCATTGCAATGGAACATAGGAACTGTCCATAGATACACCGGGAAGAGATCCATTCGAAAGAGTAGAACTGTCGCGAGCGAGTTCAAATACGCGCCTCTATGGCTAAAAATTACTCCTTTAGGCCTTGATGTGGTGCCAGAGGTGTAATTAATACTTATAGGATCCATTTCACTCTTTGGCCTAACTATTTCAAACCCTTTTTCACCATTTGCTAGTAGCATCTCATACTCATAACTGATTGAAGAAGTGTCAATTGttgaatcagaatcagaatcagcaaTTAGGACTAGAATTGGCAATTTTGAAGATGTTCTTTTGCATAGCAGGTCCAATGCGCTGCGCGCGACTTCAAGCAGTTGGTAGTCTACAAAGAGGATCTTAGCTTGTGAATGCTCCAGCAAGACTGAAACCATGGATGCGTCGAGGCGCGAATTCAAGGTGCAGATAATGGCTCCAGCCATTGGGACTGCAAAATGCAGCTCATACATTGCTGGAACATTAGGTGATAATGTTGCAACCTGTTTCAAAACAACATTGAATATACAATagcatcaatgattgaatccattcaCCTTAAAGAGTTTAAGGATGCTTCCTAATATTTTTCTTAGTACAAGATTCAACAGCAATAACAGCcactaggcatatcataataaataatatcTGCATTAAACCAGTTTTATATAAATCTCCTAACATCTAAATCCAAAAATATCAAGATGATTATAGAAGTCTCAGGCCTCTAAATGCTATTTATTAAACTTTGACTTAATAGTTAATCAATTACCAAAACCTAAAATATTAAACTGTGGATGAAACAGATACAACTTTTCAGGACTTTCACAACAAAATCAGAAGCAGAAACAGCTTCTAACTCTAATATACTGAGAAGTTATCAAAGTAAACAAAGTGACAAAAGTAATAAACAAAACTCACAACATCACCACGGGAAATCCCCAACTGAGAGAGAGAAGAAGCAAGTTTCAAACACCTTTGATGTGTCTCACCCCATTTATACTCCAAAGAACCATAAACAAGTGATGTTCTCTCTCTGCAAAACCTTGCTGCTCTCTCCAAGAACCTTAATGGAGTCAGAGGAACAAGATTTGCAGAACAGTGGAATAGACCCTCCATTAATTCCCATGATCCTTGATCCTTATGATCTTTGGAAAAGTTGcaaaatttaagtgatttatgCGATGAAATGAAAAGGGTCGCTCTTGAATTCCTAAGAGAACTTGTCCAATGCATGTTCTTGAAAAGTTGGTTCATGGTTGTGGATAACTAGTATAGTTGACACTTGACACTCTTTAACAGTGTTTTAACGTGTCATGTGACAATGAAAACATAGTGAAAGTGATGAGTTTATCGGTTTCTGAGTAGAATCATCAAAGTAAGACCTAGCTAGTAACTCATCACAATTATGATCACTTTTTTTTCCAATGATTTGTTTGGTAGTGAGATAAGGAAATCAATGAAGCCACGTGTTGCATGTTATGTATAGATAATATAGATAAGAGAGAGGGCCAAATCAAAAGGATTATgctaattcttaaaaaaattgagagCTAAAgcgtgattttaaattttttattgtttttttatatttattttttattctacttataaaattaatggtataaaatcacactttattttttaattattaaaaaaattgagaaaatttatTTCCTATTAAAtaaccaataatttttttaaataatataaacaatgaattttaattttaattattattagatattaattattcatatcactaattaaatttaaaattaatttatttttttaatctcattatttatattattgaatATTGTTGTTATCTATCCATACTTATCCAAATCTCGAAATTTCAATTCAAACAATGTGCATATAGCCAATAAGAATAAGATTTGAGTTTAGACTAAATCTCTAATATTCACTACTTTTATCATTTCagtatttcaaatttaaaatttactataCTAATTTTTGAGATTCAGTTTTAGACACTATATTCATCTCTAAATTCTTTCTAATTTGAGTCAATAATCGGAGTGTTGAATTAGTTTAATAACTCTTACTTATTATGTTAGACACATagctaaatattattttttattttaaattttaaataagacaaaaataagattgttttaaaaaatgaataaaaatataatgatttATACATCatatatactcttttttttttttggtcatgttTAAGTAGCAAAACGAAACGACATTTTATTATGTGTCCAAATTCAACATTTAGTTTACTTAATTTAGTACTAAAAAGAgtttaaagactaatttgatgtccaaaattaaatctcaaaaattaatataaataattttaattttaaaagactaaaataataaaaaattataaatttaaaataccaCTTTAAAAATTTAGTGTTTTGAGTTTATGAATTTAGcatattatctaaaaataaaaccTTACAGTATCAGCCATATCTAATACCTTGGCCACTTAAATCCACTTACATATATTAAGCTAATTCAtcacctaaatacaaaacattaatAACATGAGGATTAAAAAATACCCACTAGCACATAGTTTGTCGCACATAAAATAATGGAAAGAATAGGTAATGCAATCTGAACatgaaagataagatataataatGGCCACGAACTtactcaaattaattattttaaataattcatCAAGATTgattttcttgcttttaattaaaaatttacaaCTTTtctatttagaaaaaaaaaatggactAGCCGTTTAACTCACGATTTTTTCTTAAATGGGTTAGACTTTTATTTTAGAgcatgtatatatttaatatataatttgggGTGAATTAACCGTTTGACACGTTTAGTGAAAGatctttctaaaataaaaatagttataaataataattttatgtgAAAATGATAATTAGGATGTGAATGTATATTGTGTTAAGAAATttattcaaatatattaaattatctaaccgtttttaattataatattttttataaaaaaatatcttcacATATTAAAACCAAAATATTAATGCTCAATTTAATCCTTAATTAGTTTCGTTTGGTTTCTGTCCTGTgacaaaatacaaatataaaaataaaaatgtaaagataaaaatatattagaaaGAGTAAAATactggaaaaacaaaaaattatggcTGAAAGATAGAAATGTGTAGATGTTTTATATTCCAAAACGGTAGACAACTAGACATAACAATAGACAGAAATACagaaatttttattcctcagaaaTAATATTAAAAGAAGGTAGATCGTCATTCATGTGAATGATAAAAAGatgggatttttttaatttttttctgtctGTATATCTTTATATTTATCAAACATAAGCTTAAGTATCACCTTATGctataagaataataattattttagacATTAAGAATTTATATGATATATAGTAGTAagagtttaattttcatatactgacagtataaaatattttacacaatcgTACAATcacaattcttgaattattattCACGcagtcaatataaaaaataattatttttatgtacgtgtaaaataatttttcacTCACaacgcatcaaaattaaattcataatactaaataaataataaattaaaaagacatAAATTAAAGGAGAAGACTTACTACATCACCAGGTGAGATCCCTAGCTGAGTGAGAGAAGAAGCAAGTTTCAAACACCTTTGATATGTGTCACTCCATTTATACTCCAAAGAACCATAAACAAGTGATGTTCTTTCTCCACAAAACCTTGCTGCTCTCTCCAAAAAACTTATTGGAGTCAAAGGAGAAGAATTTGCATCACAAAAAACAACACCCTCCATCGATGATccttgatcatcatcatcatttggaTAATGGGAATTATTGTTAAGGGAACTATGAGCTGaaaatattatttgtgtttttctaCTATTGGAATAATAATAGTGCCTTAGAATAACATTATTACACAACTTCATCATGATGAACCTTTTATGGTTCATATGTTGGTGAAGAAAACAAGAAGATCTTGGAAAAGTATTGCTTACCCCATTGGAAAAATTGAAGGCACAAATcaagccaccaccaccaccattcatAGATCTTAATGTTGCAAAATCCATAAGGTTTTTTAGTAGTACACCACACAAGCCTAGCTCTGTTTCACTTTATTGGGTTAGTGATATGTTTttatgaattattttattttatatatatgggaTAACCATCAAGCAgttggaaaattaaagtgcatttAAAATTGCTTCCTCCCTTGTCTTCTAAGGATATAAAAATCAACCATTCATGTaattgtatcaaaatttaattgagaataaattattattttttgtctctTAAATAGTTTAATTCTTTTGATAAAATAgctttttaaaaaatagtaaattaattttctaatcaaaattgtaataaattattatttttttatctcttaaatagtttaattcttttgataaaataactttttaaaaaaatgatatattagttttctaattaaaattgtaCCAGTTTAAAAATATGCACTATCTTTTAATAActgataaataatttatatattcagtccattttttttaaaatattatttgaagtttgatctctaatatttttatattgccATTGgcataagaaaattataaaaaaaaacatttagtataaaattactaattttaaaaaataaaaaatattatttttaaataaatttacaaaaattCGCTTCAAAATATGAgtgaattatatttttaactatgaaaataaatTTGTTTCTCTCACACTAATTTGGAAATAACGTAACACACTCCAACACACCTATTGTGGGTAGACAACATGACTCATCAAAAATGACATTTAACCAATTCCTTAAATGTGTCCATGGCTATAATGTacaaataaatatagaatataataCAATATGAGATAAGATATAATAGCAGATAAgatgatatataaattttaaaatattataaaatataaaataaaattagacacATTAAtacgtaataatatttaaatatgtcTAGAAAAAATGACAAACAGAGTATAATATACGACAACTTGCTTCAAAACATACATATCAAATTAATCATGACCAGGGACGGACGTAAGGGGGCGAGTGGCAACCTCGGCCCCCaactttttttaatagtaataagttattatgtatataatttaatttttttaaaaaaatttatttagtatttagtctagtataaataaaagtctaatctaatttaaatattaataatttttaatatctaaaaagtaagtaacaatattaaagaaatctgaaaaagatattattactaatattttttaattaaataaaaatttttaaatctcataaaatgaattctttttttttcttgtagccatctttttttattcatttgatattaattttttcTGTTCAACTGTTACAATTAAgagatttttttcaagtttcaactatgaatattgtgaaaaataacttaaaaacaaaataaaagatgaattttttgctaattgtcttttaattatattgaaaagaaaattactgaCAAATTTGACACAAATTTCATTATCagtaaattttatgatacgaagaattgaccacttcgttagtaaaaagtatacacatatttttttattttaaaatatattttttgtcgatatatttttgtaatacatcttatattatataatatttttttacataatttt is a window from the Arachis hypogaea cultivar Tifrunner chromosome 1, arahy.Tifrunner.gnm2.J5K5, whole genome shotgun sequence genome containing:
- the LOC112797109 gene encoding isovalerate--CoA ligase AAE2 isoform X5: MNQLFKNMHWTSSLRNSRATLFISSHKSLKFCNFSKDHKDQGSWELMEGLFHCSANLVPLTPLRFLERAARFCRERTSLVYGSLEYKWGETHQRCLKLASSLSQLGISRGDVVATLSPNVPAMYELHFAVPMAGAIICTLNSRLDASMVSVLLEHSQAKILFVDYQLLEVARSALDLLCKRTSSKLPILVLIADSDSDSTIDTSSISYEYEMLLANGEKGFEIVRPKSEMDPISINYTSGTTSRPKGVIFSHRGAYLNSLATVLLFRMDLFPVYLWTVPMFHCNGWCLPWGVAAQFGTNICLRKVKPKDIFDNVTNYKVTHLGGAPTVLNMIVNSASFDRKPIDHKVLAMTGGSPPPPQIIAKMEELGFTVSHLYGLTETYGPGTFCVWKPEWDLLAPQERSRLKARQGIPHVGLDEIDIKDPETMESVPNDGKTMGEVMFRGNTVMSGYLRDLKATKEVFKDGWFHSGDLGVKHQDGYIEIKDRLKDIIISGGENISSVEVETVLYNHPAVLEAAVVARPDNHWGQTPCAFVELKEGYDDMDSQEIINFCRDHLPHYMAPKTVIFQDIPKTSTGKIQKTSKSNSKE
- the LOC112797109 gene encoding isovalerate--CoA ligase AAE2 isoform X2 is translated as MDFATLRSMNGGGGGLICAFNFSNGVSNTFPRSSCFLHQHMNHKRFIMMKLCNNVILRHYYYSNSRKTQIIFSAHSSLNNNSHYPNDDDDQGSSMEGVVFCDANSSPLTPISFLERAARFCGERTSLVYGSLEYKWSDTYQRCLKLASSLTQLGISPGDVVATLSPNVPAMYELHFAVPMAGAIICTLNSRLDASMVSVLLEHSQAKILFVDYQLLEVARSALDLLCKRTSSKLPILVLIADSDSDSTIDTSSISYEYEMLLANGEKGFEIVRPKSEMDPISINYTSGTTSRPKGVIFSHRGAYLNSLATVLLFRMDLFPVYLWTVPMFHCNGWCLPWGVAAQFGTNICLRKVKPKDIFDNVTNYKVTHLGGAPTVLNMIVNSASFDRKPIDHKVLAMTGGSPPPPQIIAKMEELGFTVSHLYGLTETYGPGTFCVWKPEWDLLAPQERSRLKARQGIPHVGLDEIDIKDPETMESVPNDGKTMGEVMFRGNTVMSGYLRDLKATKEVFKDGWFHSGDLGVKHQDGYIEIKDRLKDIIISGGENISSVEVETVLYNHPAVLEAAVVARPDNHWGQTPCAFVELKEGYDDMDSQEIINFCRDHLPHYMAPKTVIFQDIPKTSTGKIQKTSKSNSKE
- the LOC112797109 gene encoding isovalerate--CoA ligase AAE2 isoform X3 — protein: MDFATLRSMNGGGGGLICAFNFSNGVSNTFPRSSCFLHQHMNHKRFIMMKLCNNVILRHYYYSNSRKTQIIFSAHSSLNNNSHYPNDDDDQGSSMEGVVFCDANSSPLTPISFLERAARFCGERTSLVYGSLEYKWSDTYQRCLKLASSLTQLGISPGDVVATLSPNVPAMYELHFAVPMAGAIICTLNSRLDASMVSVLLEHSQAKILFVDYQLLEVARSALDLLCKRTSSKLPILVLIADSDSDSTIDTSSISYEYEMLLANGEKGFEIVRPKSEMDPISINYTSGTTSRPKGVIFSHRGAYLNSLATVLLFRMDLFPVYLWTVPMFHCNGWCLPWGVAAQFGTNICLRKVKPKDIFDNVTNYKVTHLGGAPTVLNMIVNSASFDRKPIDHKVLAMTGGSPPPPQIIAKMEELGFTVSHLYGLTETYGPGTFCVWKPEWDLLAPQERSRLKARQGIPHVGLDEIDIKDPETMESVPNDGKTMGEVMFRGNTVMSGYLRDLKATKEVFKDGWFHSGDLGVKHQDGYIEIKDRLKDIIISGGENISSVEVETVLYNHPAVLEAAVVARPDNHWGQTPCAFVELKEGTSKSNSKE
- the LOC112797109 gene encoding isovalerate--CoA ligase AAE2 isoform X6, with product MNQLFKNMHWTSSLRNSRATLFISSHKSLKFCNFSKDHKDQGSWELMEGLFHCSANLVPLTPLRFLERAARFCRERTSLVYGSLEYKWGETHQRCLKLASSLSQLGISRGDVVATLSPNVPAMYELHFAVPMAGAIICTLNSRLDASMVSVLLEHSQAKILFVDYQLLEVARSALDLLCKRTSSKLPILVLIADSDSDSTIDTSSISYEYEMLLANGEKGFEIVRPKSEMDPISINYTSGTTSRPKGVIFSHRGAYLNSLATVLLFRMDLFPVYLWTVPMFHCNGWCLPWGVAAQFGTNICLRKVKPKDIFDNVTNYKVTHLGGAPTVLNMIVNSASFDRKPIDHKVLAMTGGSPPPPQIIAKMEELGFTVSHLYGLTETYGPGTFCVWKPEWDLLAPQERSRLKARQGIPHVGLDEIDIKDPETMESVPNDGKTMGEVMFRGNTVMSGYLRDLKATKEVFKDGWFHSGDLGVKHQDGYIEIKDRLKDIIISGGENISSVEVETVLYNHPAVLEAAVVARPDNHWGQTPCAFVELKEGTSKSNSKE
- the LOC112797109 gene encoding isovalerate--CoA ligase CCL2 isoform X1, translated to MDFATLRSMNGGGGGLICAFNFSNGVSNTFPRSSCFLHQHMNHKRFIMMKLCNNVILRHYYYSNSRKTQIIFSAHSSLNNNSHYPNDDDDQGSSMEGVVFCDANSSPLTPISFLERAARFCGERTSLVYGSLEYKWSDTYQRCLKLASSLTQLGISPGDVVATLSPNVPAMYELHFAVPMAGAIICTLNSRLDASMVSVLLEHSQAKILFVDYQLLEVARSALDLLCKRTSSKLPILVLIADSDSDSTIDTSSISYEYEMLLANGEKGFEIVRPKSEMDPISINYTSGTTSRPKGVIFSHRGAYLNSLATVLLFRMDLFPVYLWTVPMFHCNGWCLPWGVAAQFGTNICLRKVKPKDIFDNVTNYKVTHLGGAPTVLNMIVNSASFDRKPIDHKVLAMTGGSPPPPQIIAKMEELGFTVSHLYGLTETYGPGTFCVWKPEWDLLAPQERSRLKARQGIPHVGLDEIDIKDPETMESVPNDGKTMGEVMFRGNTVMSGYLRDLKATKEVFKDGWFHSGDLGVKHQDGYIEIKDRLKDIIISGGENISSVEVETVLYNHPAVLEAAVVARPDNHWGQTPCAFVELKEGYDDMDSQEIINFCRDHLPHYMAPKTVIFQDIPKTSTGKIQKYVLREKAKALGSIS